CTAGCAAAAACAACTGGTGTAATAATAGCAGTTGTTGCTACTGCTAAAGCTGTAGTCGTAATTACAGCTATTTTTCCTTTTGATAATTTTTTCATAACGAGATAACCTAACCTATATATATAACTATATATATATTACTTTAATTTAGCTAAATTTTGTTATTATCTACAAAGTTTTTAGCAAATTGTTTAACGAATGATATTGAAATTATAATTTAATTTTTATAAAGAGTTTGAATATTTCTATTTTTTATTTTGAAAATTATTTTGAGCATTCTGAACTTGAGGGCTTCTTAAATTAACTTGGTTAGAATTAATTTGAACAGGGAATTTACTTTTATTATTCAATGACATATTAGGTTGATTCATTGAATTTATATTCGTTAATGGCTTTTGATTTCGAACCATCAGATTTTTCTGGTTATTAACGAATCCATGCACTGGTTTTTGTTGAAATCTATTAGGTAGTCTTAATTGTTGATTATTATTAATTTTTAATTGCGGATTGAAATTCGAATTAACTACTAAATTATTGTTAGCAATAATATTTCGATTAAAAATCTGACGTTTTATATTATTAGCTGGTACATTAACTTGGTTTGGTATTAATTTAATATTAGGTTGATAATTGATTTTTGGCGGAATAATTTTTTCTTGTTTTAATACATTATGTTCATCACTTTCAGAAGAAGTAAGTAATTTTTGTTCTTTGACTTTCTTTGTTTCTCTTATGATTTCTAACTGTAACGCTTTAAGCAAATTAACTTTTACTAAATAGTTCATTATACACATACAGATTCCACTTATTAAGAAAACTAAACCAAAGATTACACCAATTATTCCCATTGCTAGTAACCCAACACCAGTTGATGTTAGTTCTATTTCGTTGTTATTAGAAACCTGTCTTAATGATCTACCAACAATACTAAATCCTAAAGCGCCTAAAAAAATAAAAACAGCAGCTAAAACAAAAAAGATAACAATAATATTAATTTTTGTTTTCTTATTCAATAAAGATTGTTTGTTATTTGTTTTTTCTTTTTTATTTGTATCTGACATAAGATTTTATTTAATGGTGCTAATCATTTAATCAATTTAATGATAATCGAAAACTTGAATTATTGTATCTATATAAATTTCTATTTATTTTGAATGTTATTTTAATACAAAAAATAACTGAGATGTTAAACAAAATTATTGGATTTTTGTTTCATATTAAATAGCATTATGCCTGTAGCCACAGACACATTCAAGGATTGAACCTTGTCTGTATACATTGGAATCTTAATTTGGCAATCCGAATTCTTAATTAGTTGGTTAGACACACCTTTTTGTTCATTACCTACAATTAATATAGATTTTTTAGCATATTCTTGGTTGTAGTCAGCAGCCTCACTGCTTAAATTCGAAACGTAAGATCAATATCCATATTTTTCTTGAAGGTCTTTTATGGCATATGAAAGGTTTGCAACTTCAATTAAATTAAGATAAAAACAAGCACCAAGCGATGTTTTTATTACAGTGTTATTAATTCTGGCTTAATTATCTTTTTTAAAAATCACGCCAGATACATTAGCTACTAAACATGTTCTTAATATTCCACCAAAGTTACCTGGGTCTTGTATTTGATCTAAAACAACAAGAATTCTTTCTTGTTGTTCTTTAATGCGTTCGCAAAATTCATTAAATGATGTCGCTAAAGAATTAGCATCAATTTCAGCAGGTAACACAGCAGTTATCAAATTAAGTGATTTTGTTCCAAATACTTGTGATCTATTGTTGAAAATTTTTAGCAAGTATTTTGATGAAAAATATATCTATTTTATGGATAATAATAAACATTCTATCGAAGAAATGATGGCGTTAAAATATGATCACATTTTCTTTACTGGCAGCGATAATGTTGCTAAAAAAGTTATGGAAAAGCTTCAGCTGATTTGACACCAGCAACTTTAGAATTATGTGGCAAATCCCCATGTATTATTGATAAAGATATCAATCTAGAAAAAACTGTTAAAAGTTTTTTATTTGGAAAGATGTTAAACGCTGGTCAAACATGTATTGCGCCAGATTATTTGGTTGTTCACAAAGATATATACAATTCTTTTATTAACGAATTAATTAAACAGTTAGAAGAATTAAATCTAAATACGAATGACATGACGCACATTATTAATGAACAACATATGAAACGATTAGAAAGATTAATATCTAAGACACCAAAAGAAAAGATCATTTATCAAAAAGCTAATCAAAAAAAACTATTTTCATTCTTTAGTAATTGGTGATGTTAGTTTTACAGATTTGATTATGAAAGAAGAGATATTTGGTCTGATTATTCCAATTATTAAGTATGAAAATATCGATGGTTTGATTCAACAGTTTAAAACTAAAGACCGAGCATTAGCTTTGTATATGTTTAGTAATAACAAAGATATTACGAACAAAGTGTTTAGTTGTTTAGAATTTGGTGGTGGAGCTATCAACGACACTGTTATTCATATAGCCAGTAGCAATACACCTTTTGGTGGAGTTAGTGCTAGTGGAATGGGTAATTATCATGGCTATTTTGGTTTTAAAACCTTTAGTTATGCCAAGACAATATTAACCAAAGGAAAGATTGGCAACAACTTAAGATATCGTCCGTATACTAATCAAAAATTCGAGTTGATTAAAAAAAATTTTAAGTAATCTTTTGAATAAAGACATATCTTTATATTGTTAGATTATTTTTTAACACTAGTGTTAATGCACCCCTTTGCATCAATCTAAATTTTCCTTTATAATTAAGTATATTAATCGATTTATAGTTATTTAATGAGCTTTTACTTTTTGATTAAATAAATGTTAAATTCTAAAAAACGAAAGATCATTAAATTGGTTACTTTATCAGCGACTTCATTAACCGTAGCAGGTGGAACAACTTTAGGGATTGTTTATAGTCAAAATACAGGTACCAATAACGACAGCTTAGTTCAAAGACAAAACAAAATTACCTTAAATGGTAGTGGTAAAGCCCAAGATGCTTATAATTCTAACCGGGATAATAACTTACCTGAAGTAGAAAAACCTGATACTAAAGCTCCGGTTGTAATAGACAAACCTAAACCTGAACCTGTTCCAGAACCAATTCCTCAACCTGAACCTAAAAAACCAACAATAGAAGATATGTTGCCTCAATCTTCTGAAGGTTTTGTTAATATAAATGATTTACCTGATTTAGATTTTAGTACGCTCAAACCTGTGAAAACTCCTAAAGGTCAATTAAGCGAAACAGATAAAAGAACTATCAAAACAGCAATAAGTACTTTAGTTGATTTAACAAAAAATTTGCCATCTCATTTTTCTAAAGAGGAAATTGCACAAATTAATAAAGCAATTAATGACATAAGAAAATTAAATGCTTATACAAAAAATGAAAAAGATAATGATTGAAGTTCTTTATTAAATGGTTTAATTGTAAATGATGGTAGAACTACCGAAGAAAAAGCAAATGCTATTGGCTGACCTTATAAAGATAATCGGCACAATTATTCTTTATCATTTAAATTAATGTGAGAAAACTATCAAAGAGATCTTGAAAGTATGTTAGCTAAAGGTATGGTTCCTAGTTTACAATGAGGTTCATTCGGTAATGTTTGAGGTTTTGCTGATCATAGTGATAACGTAGTAAGAAATAAATTAATTGCAGACAATAATAGTAGATATTTTCCTTACAATACAGAATATAAAAGAACTTCTGGTGTAATTCGTAATTTAGATTACGAAGGATTTAAAAAACAAGACGCAACTGATAGATTTACTGAATATGGAGCAAGTAGTAATAAAGGAATTACTGTTTTAGAATATACACCTGAAGGCGAATTTGCCAAAAGTAAAGTTCAAGGCAATCGTTTAATAGCTGTTTTAGATGCATCAAATAGAGAGGGATACAATAGTTTCCTTAAATTCTTACAAGATGCAACAAGAGCAGGCAGAAAAATTGATGGAATTGTAATTAAAAATATGGGTCTTATTGATAAGCACCAAGACTTTAGCCAAATTCTTGCTCAAATGCCTGATTCAATTCAAAAATTAACGCTATTTTTCGAAGGCAAAGACACTTCATCATTAATTGGTTTGAAAGACAAAAAAATTCAAGAAATTGATTTATATAATTCAAGCAATACTATAGCTGATGATTGAGCTATAAATCCTTATGCACTTAAAGGAGTAAAAAATATTACTTTTGATTATAACTATGACATAGGTTTTCCTGGCATACCTGGTAATAATCGTGATATGCCTGGATCAATAGTATTTAATACTTTAAAATTTGATAAAGGTATGTCATTAAGTCAAATTAATGAAGGACTTAAAATTGCTCTTAACGATAGATTTGGTGAGAGAATCTTCCAAGGTCAATTTGGAGATGGCTCATGACCTACTTATTTAGATTTTTCTAATCTTCCAGAAATCAAAAGTTTACAAGGTATGAATTTCTATGGTAGAGTATTTAAAAAATTAACCCTTTATAACAATTCGAATGTCTTTACTGTAGATAGTAAAACTTTACATCAACAACAATGATCAGCTTTATTAATTAAAGGACCCGATCGTCCTAAGTTAATGTTTGTTTCTCCTCAAAAAGTTGATACACTTTATATACAAGGTAACGCGGTTGATTTAGGCAATAATTGAGGTCCAGAACTTTATGGATTAATTGAATCAGGAAAATATGTTTTCCAAAAAGTTTATGTAGATAATGAAACGATGGAAAATACATTAAATAGTTCTCAAGCCTTTACTACTTTTGGTAAAAGAGCAATTGTAAAACCAAGAAACTTTGATACTAATGGAGTAAATAGTGAAAACATCTCGTTTGAATAATTCAAAAGTTTTAAGATTCAATTGAGAAAAAGAAAATATTTTAAGAGTTATAGCTTTATCTACTCTGTTTATCTTTGTTGTTATTTTTGGCTTCTTATTTGAATTTGCTATGAAGCATTTAAGTGTTAATTTACTTTCTTATGAAGATTTGTTTAACACTTCTTATACTTTACATAAAGAATCAAATTTCTATGTATTTTATACTGTAATTCTCTTTGGTCTTTTAATAATAAGTACTATGAAAAGTTATTTTTTTAGTCAATAAAAATAACAAAGAAAATGTCTTATCATTTATTGATAATATTTTCCGTTTTTTACAAGCTGGAAATGAAGTTGCCGCTTCTTTAGATAAAAAACCTTCAATCGGTGGTTATCAAGCAACTTTAAACAGTCAAATTTCGCAAGCAGAACAAAGATTATTTAATAATGAAAATGGTTCAATTGCTTCCTTTCAAATTGTTTTCTTACCATTGGATGATTTATCTGATCCTTCAGCTGTAGCTGTATTTAATCACTTAAATTCTTCATTAGTGCTTTCAAGAGAAATTAGTGCTAAAAATATTTTTTCTGCTTTTGATCCTTTAGTTTCTTCATCAAATAATGTTAATCCTGAATTTATCGGTCAAAGGCATTATAATGCCATTTTAGAAACTAAATATATTTTGCAAAAATATAAAGAAATCGAAGATGTTATGTTAATTTTAGGTTTTGATGAATTAGACGATGAATCTAAAACAATTGTTAAAAAGCTTTACAATTACAAAAATTCTTCTCACAAAATTTCTATATGACAGAACATTTTACACTTAAAAGTGGTCTTTTTGTTAAAGTGGGGTTTTTGTTAAATTGGAAGATACAATTAGTTCAGTTGAGAAAATTTTAAAAGGTGAATTTTTAGATTTAAATCCAGAAAAATTCTCATATATTGGTTCAGTAGATCATATTAAAATTTAGAAAATAAAAAATTCATTTTAGAACTTTTACTATATAGAAAATATATTGATTTGATTAATTTTGCTTTTAAAACAGCATTTTGATCAAGAAAAAGAGTAATCTTAAACTTTTTATAATTCATTAGAATTGTTATTTAAATATAAAAGAAAATTTTTAATTTTCTCAAGGAGTATTATGAAATTAAAATTCAAACATTTATTTTTAGGTAGTGTTTTGTTGTTAACTGGATTAACACCTTTGATGGTAGCTTGTTCTAAAAAACAAATAGATGATAAAATTAATCCTACAACTCCATCAGACGAAGAAAAAAAAGCTAGTGATAAACACGGAGGTTTAGTAGAAGTACAACCAGAAGGACCTTCAATTAACTTACCAGGCACTAATCCAACTAATCCGACAATTCCAACTAATATACCAGGAAAACCACAATTGGCTATTGATAATATTGAAGCATATAGAAATTTATCAACAACTGAAAAAATAAAGTTGATTTAGAGGGCTATGTTAATGCTTTAAGTAGATTACATGGTGGATTAGAAAATGTGCAAAATGTTATTTCTCAACGTTATAACATTCCTGCTTTAAATGAAACTCAAATTCAAACTTATAATCAAAAAGCCGCAGCAGCAAATCAACCTGATTATGCTAGTGCTCTATTAAGAAATTTTTCTATAGTTAATGATAATAATTATTTATATGTAAATCCTATTAGAGATTCATCGAAAGCTGCTTATTGAAATTCAACACCAGGTAATCGTGGTTTACCAAGATATTTACCTAATGAAATTTATAAAAAAGCAGCAATGCAAACATATGCAATTGAATTTTTCAATCATAATTCAGAATTAGAAAAAATTCCCAAAGGTAGCTCAAAAGCTTATTTAACTTACCGTGGTACTGCATGGATTTTAGATTATGAATTAGATAGTAATGGTTATCCTACTAAATGATATTTAGCAACTAACGCTCACGTAGCAGCTGGTTTTATGAAAGCTAAAAGTGATGGTTCAAGATTTACTAACATAGTTGATTTAAATGCTGAAAAAGAACGTTTTGAAAAAGTTCAAAAAACTTTTGATGAAGGACAAACTAAATGAGAAGGAATAAGTAAAAATTATTTAGATAAAATTGAAAAACTGCACGCTGATGTTAAAAAATATCATGGTTTAAAACAACAAGCTGAAACAGACGGCAATGCTGCTAAAGTTAGCGAATATGAAAATTTAATTAAAAAAATCCAAGATAATGATTTACCTGCTGCATATAAAGAAAAAGATAGCAAAACTTCAGAAGAATGAAATAAATTACCTTTTGAATATCGTAAAGCTTGATCAGATTCACAAGAAACTCTAAAAGCAGGTTTCTTGGGAGAAACTACAAGTATTGTTATTAGTCATTTTAATCAAAATACCCCTTTAAACCAATGATTAAGAACTAATGCAGTAGCTCCAACTGTAGAAAAATTTACTTTTAAACCAGAACAAGTTAAATTAGTTTATGCTGGTGTAGATTTTCTTAATTCAAGCCCTAAAGATTATATAGATCCTTCTTCTCCAATTAGTAAAATTGAAGAATCGGCCGATTTTGCTGTTCTTGAAATTGATTTTAATCATCCAAGCGGTGTAAATGATACTTACAAATATACTACAAGAAATACTTTACAACCAACAAGCGATCAAGAAAATGTTGTAGAAAATGCCGGAGAATTAGCTAAAATAGCTACTTCAGATTATGCAAATTGAGAGAAAAAAGATCAAATTAGTTTTATTTCTAAATCTTTAAAAGCAACTTATGAAGAAGATCAAAAAGCTATTATTAATGATGTTACACTTACTAATGGTCAAAAAACAAATGCTAAAAAAGCTAATTTAAACTTTATTTCAGTGGGATTCCCAATTTCTTCAACTGATAATCACTTAGAAAAAACTTATGATACTGATGTTGATCGATTAGAAGAAGATAGTCAAAGTTTATGAATTAATAAACCAATTTATATAGCTGAAGGTAAAGAAAATGGTATTATCGGAACTAAAGAATACGGCGGTAGTTTGAATCCTGCTTTAAGTATTAGAAACTTTTTAAATATGCCCGGAATTACTGATTTTACTATTTCTAATCCTTTAATTCAAGCTGAAAAAAATGTCGGTTATGTTTATAATTTTATAAAAGATACTCAATCAAATTATCAAGGTAATCAATATACTAATTATGGATTAGGTTATTCTCTTAATTCATGACAACCATTAGGTGGGGCTTCAGGTTCAAGTGTAAGAACTATTGATAATAAATTAATTGGTATTAACTTTGCTACAGCAGATGGAGCTGGTGTTTCTTTAACAGCATTTACTCAAGCTTTTAGAAGTGAAGGTGAAAGTTACAGTGGTTTTTATGGTAAATACCAATTAGAAGAATATGATTTAATTTATGGTGGTGGTAAAAAGCAAAGAACTTCATACCGTCAAGCCCTAGAGTCATTAAAGGCAAATATTAAAACAGCATTATTCCCTAATGGAACAAATGAAATTCCAGAAGAATTTAAATTCAAAAATTAATAAAATTTTAATTATTTTATGGAGGAAGTACGATAAAAACAAAAAAGATTAAATTATTAATTAATTTTGGTGCAATTAGTATTTTAGGTGTTGCTGGAGCAGTAACGGCTAAAGTTATTGTTGATAAAGCTAGAGATTTAAATGTTATTATTGCTTCAAGAGGTGATAAATTAGTTTTAAATTTATAAAATGTTGAAACTGATCATATTAATTCCTCAAATAAAGATAACAATTTAAAAGAAATAAAAGAAGAAACAATAACTCCTGTAGTTAACAATAAAGAAGAAAATCAAGTTGAACTCCTGTGAAACCTAAACCTAAACCTGAGAAAAAACCAGAAAAACCTAATAGGATTAATTAGCTGCTTTATCAACATTAACTTGATTTCGAGCATCTTCTCAATTAATGTTGGTAATTAACGTTCATTGTGAGAATAATCGCTTTTTATTTTTATCTCTTTGAGTAAAAATAAAATCTTTGATCTCTTCTTGTTCATTATCTCCATCTGGAAAGAAACTATAGATATTTCTTAATCCATAGCTTTCAAGTTTTCTGATATCAGTATGACTTGAAAAGTAAATTTTAATTCTTGGATTATTTGTTGGCAAGACCTATTGAGAATGACGGCTTGGAGAAAGCTGATCTCTTCAAGTGTTAGTTCTAGGCGTGTAATAAATATCCATTAATCAGGTATCCATTTATCCGCAATGAATTGGGATAATACGTTTGAATCTTCAATGCCGTTGTATGTAACATTATCATTGTTACGCACTAATTGAAGAATATGAATATGGTTTGCGCATATGATCTGAATTAGATCATAATGCGATCTTTTTATCAGGATTCTTTTCAACTAGATCTGTTATATATGTAGTAACCATACTGTTATCATATCATTCATCATCTTGATCATCTACGATCACACTTGAATTAGCACGAATCGCTTCTTCATTTGTTTGATCTACAACACGATCGTTTTTTAAGAAATTGATTAATGCATCAACATTAATGTTTCTTTGGAACTCATGAAAAGGCATTAAGATAAAGTGAACTTCCTTGTTAGATAGCATAGCTAATCTTAAAAAGTTATAAAACGGTTGAACCCCTCATGATGAAAAATATACGTCAATATCAGCATCATCTTGTGCTTTAAGAATATTGGTTTGTAAAGCAAGTTCTGGGTCGTATTGTTTTATCTGTTGAGAATCCTTTCCTTTTTAGTTATTAGGATTAAAACAAGACGTTAATGTACCCATTAACGGCATTGTTGCCAATGATAAAACTAATAACTTCTTTTTCTCCCATATCATAAGTGTTTTTTTATATAGGGTTATTATACTAAAAAATTTGGTTGATCGTTTTTAACAAAATGATCATATATTTCGTATTTTTATCGATATTCTATTTAAAAAACAATTTAATTTCTTCTATTTGTTCCAGATTTCTTCTTGAATGATCGGAATATTTAGCACTTTGGCTTGGTTAATTTTTTTAGCTGTTGGACTGTTACCCGCTAAAACAAAATCAACGTTTTTAGACACACCACTTACAAACTTAATTTTGTATTTTAAAGATAGTTTTTTAATAATGTCGTTTCGTGAGATACTAAAAGAACCAGTGATTACAAACTTTTTATCATAGTAGATAGATGAACTATCAACTAAATCATTATTGATCTCATCTTTAGTGTTAATCGATAAAGTTTTTAATTGTTCAATTAATTCCCAATTTTTTTCATCTGAGAAAAAACTAAATAGTGAATTAGCAGTTATGCTGCTAATATCAGCTAATCGCATGTAATCTTCAACAGTTAAGTTTTTAAGTTGATCAATATCGTGATATGTATTAGCAATCGACTTCGCTGTTGCTATTCCAATATATTTAATATTAAGTGCAGCCAATAACCGATATAATTCTCGGTTTTTAGATTCATTAATACTGTTAATTAATTTATCAAACGATTTCTCTTGAAATCTAAAGTTATATTTTAAAGATGATTTAGAAAACCCCTTCTTAAGCCAAGGTTTGATAATAATCTCTTTGTATCGTTCTAATTGATAAATATCTAAAACGCTATTAACAAACGTTTGTTCTTCATTATCTAATAACTTAAATAAACTAAGATCTTCACTAACATTTTGATTGGTGATTAATTCATTACATTCTCTAATAACATCATTAACTTTAGTATTAAAGAATAAAGCTAAAGTGCTTTCACTCAAACCTTCAATGTTCATTATTGGTTTAGAACAATAATAGATTAGATATTGCAATTGCTTTTGTTTACATTGATCATAAATACAATATCAATCAACCTCTTCAGGTTTTTTTACTAGAGGTTGATGACAACTTGGACAGTTGTAATCAAACTCAAGTTTTTTAGCATTATTCGGTCGTTTATCTAGATTTACACCAATCACCTTAGGGATGATCTCAGCAGCCTTAATTAAATATACGTAGTCATTAATCCTGATATCTAGGTCGTTGATATACTCTAAGTTATGTAAAGTTGCATAAGTGATAATCGAACCTTCTAATTCAATTGGGGCTAGTTGTGCAACAAAAGTTAGTTTTCCAGTTCGACCAACGTTAAGGATAATATCTTTTAATTGGGTTTGCACCTGAGTAGGTGCAAACTTGTATGCGATTGCTCATTTGGGAAACTTAGAGGTGTAACCGATTATTTCATAATCCTTGAAGTTGTTATATTTGATTACAGCTCCATCGATTCGATAATCTAATTTATTCTTGTTGTTTTCTAGTTCTTTAAGACTGGTGTAAAGTTCTTTAATGTTGCTAAATAACTTAATCTCTTTAGCAACATTAAAGCCTCATTCTTTTAACTGTTGGATCACTTGATACTGGGTTTCAAAACCTAGTTCATAAGCGTTGGGAATATAATAAAAGAACGCATTAAGTTTACGTTTGGCAACTTCACTAACATCAATGTTTCTTAAACTTCCAGAAGCATAGTTTCTAGAGTTCGCAAACTTCTTATCTTCATCTCTTGAAGCATTAATTGCTTCAAAGTCTTGATTACTTACGTAGACCTCTCCACGGATAACGATCTTTTTGATCGTTGTATTAATTTTTAATGGGATTGTTTTAATTGTTTTGATATTAGCTATCACACTCTCACCAAAAACCCCATCACCCCTAGTAAGCGCTTCAGATAACACGCCGTCAAGATAAATTAATGAGATTGATAAACCATCAATCTTAGGTTCTAACACGTAAGGATTATCTTCTTGTTTACTTATCTTAGCAATATTTTCATTAAAGTTAAGCAACTCTTCAAAATTAAAGCAGTTGCCCAATGATAACATCAAGTAATCATGTTTAACTTTAATGAACTTATTGCTAATTGATGATCCCACTCTTTGAGTGGGGGAATAACTTAAAACGTATTGTGGGTATTTTCTTTCATAACCTAGTAAAGTTCGATAAGTATTATCATATACTTCATCTGAAACACTTGGGTTAGATAAAACATAATACTCATGTTCTCATTTAGTTAATTTTTTAACTAAATCTTCGATTATCTCTTTAATACTTTCGTTTTTCTTTTCAATCATAATGATAAACTAAGCTTAACTTTTGAATCAATAAAAAAAGAGTGCTTAATTGCACTCTTATGAAGATTTGTATCAGTGCTTGATACAAATTTTTTGTCACTAATTCTCGCAATTAGCAACCAATGTCGTTTAAATTATTAATGGAGCAGATGACGAGAATCGAACTCGCGTCTAAACCTCGGCAAGGTCTCGTTCTACCATTGAACTACATCTGCACACTAATAGTTTAACACAAAAAAATTATCATATATTAAGAGTGCTTACTCAAACTTAATGTGGCAATAACCACCTGGATTTTTTTCTAAATAATCTTGGTGATAATCTTCGGCTTTAGAAAAGTTTTGCAACTTTAAAACTTCAGTAACAATTGGTTTAGAATATCTTCCTTGGGCTTGAGATAATTTAGATTTAATCACGGTTTCATCATCGTCATTAACAAAATAAAATCCGCTACGATACTGTGTTCCCCGATCGTTTTTTTGGTAGTTCAATGTTGTTGG
The nucleotide sequence above comes from Mycoplasmoides gallisepticum. Encoded proteins:
- the ligA gene encoding NAD-dependent DNA ligase LigA codes for the protein MIEKKNESIKEIIEDLVKKLTKWEHEYYVLSNPSVSDEVYDNTYRTLLGYERKYPQYVLSYSPTQRVGSSISNKFIKVKHDYLMLSLGNCFNFEELLNFNENIAKISKQEDNPYVLEPKIDGLSISLIYLDGVLSEALTRGDGVFGESVIANIKTIKTIPLKINTTIKKIVIRGEVYVSNQDFEAINASRDEDKKFANSRNYASGSLRNIDVSEVAKRKLNAFFYYIPNAYELGFETQYQVIQQLKEWGFNVAKEIKLFSNIKELYTSLKELENNKNKLDYRIDGAVIKYNNFKDYEIIGYTSKFPKWAIAYKFAPTQVQTQLKDIILNVGRTGKLTFVAQLAPIELEGSIITYATLHNLEYINDLDIRINDYVYLIKAAEIIPKVIGVNLDKRPNNAKKLEFDYNCPSCHQPLVKKPEEVDWYCIYDQCKQKQLQYLIYYCSKPIMNIEGLSESTLALFFNTKVNDVIRECNELITNQNVSEDLSLFKLLDNEEQTFVNSVLDIYQLERYKEIIIKPWLKKGFSKSSLKYNFRFQEKSFDKLINSINESKNRELYRLLAALNIKYIGIATAKSIANTYHDIDQLKNLTVEDYMRLADISSITANSLFSFFSDEKNWELIEQLKTLSINTKDEINNDLVDSSSIYYDKKFVITGSFSISRNDIIKKLSLKYKIKFVSGVSKNVDFVLAGNSPTAKKINQAKVLNIPIIQEEIWNK
- a CDS encoding DUF308 domain-containing protein, giving the protein MSDTNKKEKTNNKQSLLNKKTKINIIVIFFVLAAVFIFLGALGFSIVGRSLRQVSNNNEIELTSTGVGLLAMGIIGVIFGLVFLISGICMCIMNYLVKVNLLKALQLEIIRETKKVKEQKLLTSSESDEHNVLKQEKIIPPKINYQPNIKLIPNQVNVPANNIKRQIFNRNIIANNNLVVNSNFNPQLKINNNQQLRLPNRFQQKPVHGFVNNQKNLMVRNQKPLTNINSMNQPNMSLNNKSKFPVQINSNQVNLRSPQVQNAQNNFQNKK
- the msrA gene encoding peptide-methionine (S)-S-oxide reductase MsrA gives rise to the protein MVKKIYLAGGCFWGVEEYFKRTKRIIDSSVGYANYKPEFRNPTYKEVCSGLTGGVETVEITYDDQIISLEEIIDHFLKVVDPTTLNYQKNDRGTQYRSGFYFVNDDDETVIKSKLSQAQGRYSKPIVTEVLKLQNFSKAEDYHQDYLEKNPGGYCHIKFE
- a CDS encoding aldehyde dehydrogenase family protein; translated protein: MKEEIFGLIIPIIKYENIDGLIQQFKTKDRALALYMFSNNKDITNKVFSCLEFGGGAINDTVIHIASSNTPFGGVSASGMGNYHGYFGFKTFSYAKTILTKGKIGNNLRYRPYTNQKFELIKKNFK
- a CDS encoding putative immunoglobulin-blocking virulence protein, which translates into the protein MLNSKKRKIIKLVTLSATSLTVAGGTTLGIVYSQNTGTNNDSLVQRQNKITLNGSGKAQDAYNSNRDNNLPEVEKPDTKAPVVIDKPKPEPVPEPIPQPEPKKPTIEDMLPQSSEGFVNINDLPDLDFSTLKPVKTPKGQLSETDKRTIKTAISTLVDLTKNLPSHFSKEEIAQINKAINDIRKLNAYTKNEKDNDWSSLLNGLIVNDGRTTEEKANAIGWPYKDNRHNYSLSFKLMWENYQRDLESMLAKGMVPSLQWGSFGNVWGFADHSDNVVRNKLIADNNSRYFPYNTEYKRTSGVIRNLDYEGFKKQDATDRFTEYGASSNKGITVLEYTPEGEFAKSKVQGNRLIAVLDASNREGYNSFLKFLQDATRAGRKIDGIVIKNMGLIDKHQDFSQILAQMPDSIQKLTLFFEGKDTSSLIGLKDKKIQEIDLYNSSNTIADDWAINPYALKGVKNITFDYNYDIGFPGIPGNNRDMPGSIVFNTLKFDKGMSLSQINEGLKIALNDRFGERIFQGQFGDGSWPTYLDFSNLPEIKSLQGMNFYGRVFKKLTLYNNSNVFTVDSKTLHQQQWSALLIKGPDRPKLMFVSPQKVDTLYIQGNAVDLGNNWGPELYGLIESGKYVFQKVYVDNETMENTLNSSQAFTTFGKRAIVKPRNFDTNGVNSENISFE